A stretch of Vibrio aphrogenes DNA encodes these proteins:
- a CDS encoding winged helix-turn-helix domain-containing protein — MKYRINGFLYYDVIDATLSIHDDGLSDTQLSITANALLYFLLQSEGVISRDEILKAVWDENGLISSNGNLNQYLSLLRKTFRHYQIEDFIVTVARGRLEINKNIHVEVIDDNQLHPLFWHQQPQHHPDSIFQPIDSTSPASPTMAKSSKLDNDHQERAWQIASLVLLSCIVLMLGFVLIGNVRFFPTQEGEFFKLTRLPVASCNVYIGEDFNNPKLEHSYQERFDAMRQTLDLECLAGLSFVFYDSDKLNNKELGRIFMAQCTTNEKNSYVYCDNYFYYKGKSS; from the coding sequence ATGAAATATCGAATTAATGGCTTTTTATATTACGATGTGATTGATGCGACTTTGAGCATCCATGATGATGGTCTATCTGATACACAGTTATCGATTACGGCAAATGCTCTGTTGTACTTTTTATTGCAAAGTGAAGGTGTGATTTCTCGTGATGAGATCTTAAAGGCCGTATGGGATGAAAATGGACTCATCTCATCAAATGGTAACCTTAACCAATATTTGAGTTTATTACGGAAAACCTTTCGTCATTATCAGATAGAAGATTTTATTGTTACGGTTGCTCGTGGACGATTAGAAATCAATAAAAACATTCATGTTGAAGTCATCGATGATAATCAACTACATCCGCTCTTTTGGCATCAACAACCTCAACACCATCCAGATTCGATTTTTCAACCTATAGACTCAACAAGTCCAGCTAGCCCAACAATGGCCAAAAGTTCAAAGCTCGACAATGATCATCAAGAGCGAGCCTGGCAAATCGCAAGTTTAGTTTTATTGAGTTGTATTGTGCTTATGCTTGGGTTTGTATTAATCGGAAATGTACGCTTTTTTCCTACGCAAGAGGGTGAGTTCTTTAAGTTAACTCGACTTCCTGTCGCTTCGTGTAATGTCTATATCGGTGAAGACTTTAATAACCCTAAACTAGAGCACAGTTATCAAGAGCGCTTCGATGCTATGCGTCAAACCTTAGATCTTGAATGTTTGGCTGGATTAAGTTTTGTTTTTTATGACAGTGATAAGTTGAACAATAAAGAATTGGGACGGATCTTTATGGCTCAATGTACAACCAACGAAAAGAATTCGTATGTCTATTGTGATAATTATTTTTACTATAAAGGGAAGTCGTCATGA
- the wecA gene encoding UDP-N-acetylglucosamine--undecaprenyl-phosphate N-acetylglucosaminephosphotransferase, translated as MYSFIALFFIFFVSFAVLFLLRKWAKKVGLVDKPNERKLHKGAVPLVGGIAISFTFLYFLFNNDHLLYEVNLYAISILTLVVVGALDDKYDLSFKLRFAIQALLSVSMMAMANLQLHALGNVFGYGSVDLGYLGYVVTVFAVIGAINAFNMVDGIDGLLGGLSMVTFGGLGFMLLYDGQYNLSYLCLVLIVIILPYILLNLGAFGRKRKVFMGDAGSMVIGFTVIWFLLVASQNGTKPPLRPVTALWLIAVPLLDMAAIMIRRMRRGCSPFKPDREHLHHIFQRLGLNSTQTLVAICSIAMLFAAFGIYGEIVNIPEYIMFYLFIGCFITYTLLLSYVWRITAKIRELRQATTTKTE; from the coding sequence TTGTACTCGTTCATTGCTCTCTTTTTTATTTTCTTTGTGTCTTTTGCGGTTCTTTTCCTTCTACGAAAATGGGCAAAAAAAGTAGGTTTAGTCGATAAGCCAAACGAACGTAAGTTACACAAAGGTGCAGTACCTTTAGTTGGGGGGATAGCGATATCTTTTACTTTTTTATACTTCCTCTTTAACAATGACCATTTGCTCTATGAGGTTAATTTGTATGCGATTTCTATCCTTACCTTGGTTGTGGTTGGGGCATTAGATGACAAGTATGATCTCAGTTTTAAATTACGTTTTGCCATACAAGCTCTTTTGTCAGTTTCAATGATGGCCATGGCCAATTTACAGCTTCATGCACTAGGTAATGTGTTTGGTTATGGGAGCGTAGATCTTGGCTATTTAGGGTATGTCGTGACGGTATTTGCTGTGATTGGCGCTATCAATGCATTCAATATGGTTGATGGTATTGATGGTCTTTTAGGTGGCTTATCGATGGTCACCTTTGGTGGGCTAGGTTTTATGCTACTTTATGATGGTCAATATAACCTGTCTTATCTCTGCTTGGTTCTCATTGTTATTATTTTGCCATACATTTTATTAAATCTCGGAGCCTTTGGTCGGAAGCGTAAAGTCTTTATGGGAGATGCGGGAAGTATGGTGATTGGTTTTACGGTTATTTGGTTTTTGCTCGTAGCAAGCCAAAATGGTACCAAACCACCATTACGCCCAGTGACTGCATTATGGTTAATTGCTGTACCTTTGTTAGACATGGCCGCCATTATGATTCGTCGTATGCGTCGTGGTTGTTCACCATTTAAACCTGATAGAGAGCATTTACATCATATCTTCCAAAGGCTTGGCTTGAACTCTACACAAACATTGGTGGCGATCTGTAGTATTGCAATGCTATTTGCCGCTTTTGGGATCTATGGTGAAATCGTTAATATCCCTGAATATATTATGTTCTACTTATTTATTGGTTGCTTTATTACTTATACATTATTGTTATCTTATGTATGGAGAATCACCGCAAAAATCCGTGAACTAAGACAAGCGACAACAACGAAAACAGAATAA
- the rfbB gene encoding dTDP-glucose 4,6-dehydratase, whose protein sequence is MNILITGGAGFIGSAVIRYIINNTDDNVINVDKLTYAGNLENLSEIENNERYQFEKVDICNRLELEKLFNKYKPDAVMNLAAESHVDKSINNPNDFIYTNIIGTYQLLETSRLYWKNLNNKAKAAFRFHHISTDEVYGDLKDSNHLFTESTPYMPSSPYSASKASSDHLVRAWQRTYGLPTIITNSSNNYGPYQYPEKLIPKTILNALSGRSIEIYGNGLQVRDWLHVEDHARALYFVIRKGKIGESYNIGGDNPMTNIHVIHKICQILEELSPSKPKGIQKYKDLIIYTKDRPGHDVRYAVDSKKIKHDLNWKPDLSFDKGILDTVKWYLKH, encoded by the coding sequence ATGAATATTTTAATTACTGGTGGTGCAGGGTTTATTGGTTCTGCTGTTATTAGATACATTATTAACAACACTGATGACAACGTGATTAATGTTGATAAATTAACTTATGCTGGAAACCTTGAAAATTTATCAGAAATTGAAAATAATGAGCGATATCAATTTGAAAAAGTTGATATTTGCAACCGCCTAGAACTCGAGAAATTATTCAATAAATATAAACCAGATGCTGTTATGAATCTGGCTGCTGAGTCTCACGTTGATAAATCAATTAATAATCCTAATGATTTTATTTATACTAATATTATCGGCACCTATCAACTTCTTGAGACCTCACGCCTATATTGGAAAAATCTAAATAATAAAGCTAAAGCAGCATTTCGATTTCATCATATTTCAACTGACGAAGTGTATGGCGATCTAAAAGACTCTAATCACCTATTTACCGAAAGCACACCCTATATGCCGAGCTCACCTTATTCCGCCTCTAAAGCATCAAGTGATCACTTAGTTAGAGCTTGGCAACGCACTTATGGCTTACCAACGATTATCACCAATAGCTCAAATAACTATGGCCCTTACCAATACCCAGAAAAGTTAATTCCAAAGACAATATTAAATGCACTCTCAGGAAGATCAATTGAAATTTATGGTAATGGCTTACAGGTTAGAGACTGGTTACATGTCGAAGACCACGCTCGAGCTTTATATTTTGTAATAAGAAAAGGAAAAATAGGAGAAAGTTATAATATCGGTGGAGATAACCCGATGACTAACATTCACGTTATCCATAAAATTTGTCAAATTCTCGAAGAACTCTCTCCCTCCAAACCTAAAGGAATACAAAAATATAAAGACTTAATTATTTATACAAAGGATAGACCTGGTCATGATGTCCGTTATGCTGTCGATTCAAAAAAAATAAAACATGATTTAAATTGGAAGCCTGATTTATCTTTTGACAAAGGAATTCTCGATACGGTTAAATGGTATTTGAAACATTGA
- a CDS encoding DMT family transporter: MYIGVFETVAGYLLWLNGVRHLGSANAALFFNLVPIFSVLTSYMLGQEVTGLQLFGIMVVIAGLLLPRISLVKREPKIYAKS, encoded by the coding sequence GTGTACATTGGAGTATTTGAAACCGTTGCAGGTTATCTGCTATGGCTAAATGGCGTACGTCACCTTGGTTCCGCGAATGCTGCTCTATTCTTCAATCTTGTTCCGATTTTCTCCGTGTTAACGTCCTATATGCTTGGCCAAGAAGTTACTGGGTTGCAACTGTTTGGTATTATGGTTGTTATTGCAGGTTTGCTGCTGCCACGTATTTCCCTGGTTAAACGCGAGCCTAAAATTTACGCTAAATCCTAA
- a CDS encoding amidase family protein yields the protein MYTTSDIPKVVLFHNSTNGCTSVDQHLRSIDEVYASGQYLDSSEGSFSLYASLGGDRWNDDTYLKNVYERPDVVRGRFMRALDNTDVNGESLGASYDVLIYPTITGLAGDYGKSPTSTGSANRMSPFTGFPALTMPVGYSSIESETPLPVGLEMLGREFAENTLLSIAYAYETAYHPCSGQ from the coding sequence ATGTACACCACTTCTGATATCCCCAAGGTTGTACTATTCCACAACTCAACGAATGGATGCACTTCAGTCGATCAACACTTAAGAAGCATTGATGAAGTATATGCTAGTGGTCAATACTTAGATTCAAGTGAAGGCAGTTTTTCTCTTTATGCTTCTTTAGGTGGGGATCGTTGGAATGATGACACTTATTTAAAAAACGTATATGAGCGTCCAGATGTAGTTCGAGGCCGATTCATGAGGGCACTGGATAACACTGATGTTAACGGAGAAAGTTTAGGTGCGTCATATGACGTTTTAATTTATCCAACTATAACTGGTTTAGCAGGAGATTATGGTAAAAGCCCAACGTCGACAGGTTCTGCGAACCGTATGAGCCCATTTACTGGCTTCCCTGCATTAACAATGCCTGTAGGATATTCATCAATAGAATCCGAAACTCCATTACCTGTAGGGTTAGAAATGTTAGGTCGAGAGTTTGCTGAAAACACATTACTATCTATTGCATATGCATATGAAACAGCATATCACCCATGTAGTGGTCAATGA
- a CDS encoding IS3 family transposase (programmed frameshift) has translation MTKKSRKNFSPEFRLETAQLVLDHGYTHEEAAQAMNVGYSTIGKWVKQLKEERQGKAPKATPMTPEQLKIRELEKKIERIELEKEIPKKGYRSIDVRLTEQFELIEKLNKSNKNKYSVKILCTAFGVHRSSFKYWQMRDKLPSTKQLLLERKVRDAHAQSGGSAGARTISCIITNDDSDITLTRYRASNLMKRLGLVSCQLPQHSYKKATKEHVAIPNLLNRQFNVTAPNKVWCGDVTYIWTGNHWAYLAIVIDLYSRKPIGWTLSNSPDSELTMKALTMAYELRGRPKGVMFHSDQGSHYTSRKFRQRLWRYKIKQSMSRRGNCWDNSPMERFFRSLKTEWVPTTGYSSFHEAKIEITKYIIGYYSQVRPHQHNAGLSPNESERLYWMNSKTVANFH, from the exons ATGACCAAAAAATCACGTAAGAATTTCAGTCCAGAATTTAGATTAGAAACCGCTCAACTTGTATTAGATCATGGCTATACACACGAAGAAGCGGCGCAAGCCATGAACGTTGGTTATTCAACCATTGGTAAATGGGTTAAGCAGTTAAAAGAAGAGCGGCAAGGTAAAGCACCCAAAGCAACACCAATGACGCCAGAGCAGCTTAAAATACGTGAACTTGAAAAAAAGATAGAACGTATTGAATTAGAAAAAGAAATTC CTAAAAAAGGCTACCGCTCTATTGATGTCAGACTCACTGAACAATTCGAATTAATCGAAAAACTCAATAAGAGCAATAAAAACAAGTACTCAGTGAAAATCTTGTGTACAGCGTTTGGTGTCCACCGTAGTAGCTTTAAATATTGGCAAATGCGTGACAAATTACCTTCAACTAAGCAGCTTTTATTAGAAAGAAAAGTAAGAGATGCTCATGCCCAAAGCGGAGGTTCAGCTGGTGCTAGAACGATAAGTTGTATCATTACCAATGATGATAGTGATATTACGTTAACCCGTTATCGTGCCAGTAATCTTATGAAAAGATTAGGATTGGTGAGCTGCCAGTTACCGCAGCATTCATATAAAAAAGCGACAAAAGAACATGTCGCTATTCCTAATTTATTAAACCGCCAATTTAATGTGACCGCACCGAACAAAGTTTGGTGTGGGGATGTCACTTACATTTGGACTGGAAATCATTGGGCATATCTAGCTATCGTTATCGACTTATATTCTCGTAAGCCTATAGGTTGGACTTTGTCCAATTCGCCAGATAGCGAATTAACAATGAAAGCGTTAACAATGGCTTACGAATTACGAGGCAGACCCAAAGGCGTCATGTTCCACAGCGATCAAGGAAGCCACTATACGAGCCGTAAATTTAGACAACGATTATGGCGATACAAGATAAAGCAAAGCATGAGTCGACGTGGAAATTGTTGGGATAACTCCCCGATGGAACGTTTTTTCAGAAGTTTAAAAACTGAATGGGTTCCAACTACGGGCTACAGTAGTTTTCATGAAGCGAAAATAGAGATAACAAAATATATCATTGGCTATTACAGCCAAGTCAGACCCCATCAGCATAATGCTGGTTTAAGCCCCAATGAATCAGAAAGATTATATTGGATGAACTCTAAAACCGTGGCCAATTTTCATTGA
- a CDS encoding glycosyltransferase, translated as MKKVAIIMSVYHSDRKVELESAVNSMLLQTYENIDIFLYRDGAVPSDIQCYLDSLSLNENINVIEDPINNGLANALNNLIDLIVNLNDYDYIARMDADDISRLERIERQVDFLNANNEIHVCGTSCREFGASFALTEKHLPKTHDELRSFSITRCPFIHPSVMFRSQIFYSGIRYSTNTSFTEDMALWFELLHLGYKFSNINEILLDYRLNENTVHRRKGLGKAISEVKLRYYYMFKLNELSFKSILLIFSRFVFHLLPNSLMKLAYKRAR; from the coding sequence ATGAAAAAGGTAGCAATTATAATGAGTGTATATCACTCAGATCGTAAGGTTGAACTTGAGTCTGCGGTGAATAGTATGTTGTTACAGACATATGAAAATATAGATATCTTTCTATACCGTGATGGTGCAGTGCCAAGTGATATTCAGTGTTATCTTGATTCACTATCGTTAAATGAAAATATAAATGTTATAGAAGATCCTATTAACAATGGTCTTGCGAATGCACTTAATAATTTAATAGACTTAATTGTTAACCTTAATGACTATGATTACATTGCACGTATGGATGCAGATGATATTTCTCGCTTAGAAAGGATTGAGCGTCAAGTTGACTTCCTAAATGCTAATAATGAAATTCATGTTTGTGGAACATCTTGTAGAGAGTTTGGTGCTTCATTCGCATTGACTGAAAAACATTTGCCTAAGACACATGATGAACTGAGAAGTTTTAGTATTACACGTTGTCCCTTTATTCATCCGTCAGTAATGTTTCGTTCACAAATTTTTTATTCGGGAATTCGATATTCAACCAATACTTCTTTTACTGAAGATATGGCACTTTGGTTTGAGTTACTACATCTGGGATATAAATTCTCTAATATTAACGAAATTTTATTAGATTATCGCCTGAATGAAAATACAGTTCATCGGCGGAAAGGTTTAGGAAAGGCAATTAGTGAAGTAAAGTTAAGGTATTATTATATGTTTAAATTAAACGAATTATCATTTAAATCGATACTTTTGATTTTTTCTCGTTTTGTATTCCACTTACTTCCTAATTCTTTGATGAAGTTAGCATATAAACGTGCTAGATGA
- a CDS encoding acyltransferase — protein sequence MKEIIRKFVKLLVSPIVLVFFILYKLKLAQYKTITIFISKIPGFIGNTLRQLFYEFTLDYVGNNLRVFYGSYIVYPNISIGNNCTIEEDCIISLCNIGDDVIIAANVSIMSGNKHHDVDDTINTFYNSKSIQKRVILGNNLWIGVRSVIMADISSHTAVGAGSVVTKTFPEYMVIAGIPAKVIKSRIN from the coding sequence ATGAAAGAAATTATACGTAAATTTGTTAAATTATTGGTTTCTCCAATAGTATTGGTATTTTTTATCTTATATAAGCTAAAATTAGCTCAATATAAAACGATAACTATTTTTATCTCAAAAATACCTGGTTTTATAGGGAACACACTAAGGCAATTATTTTATGAGTTTACTTTAGATTATGTAGGTAATAATTTAAGGGTTTTTTATGGATCTTATATAGTTTATCCTAATATCTCTATAGGTAACAATTGTACTATAGAAGAAGATTGTATTATCAGTCTATGTAATATAGGTGATGATGTAATAATCGCTGCAAACGTCTCCATAATGAGCGGTAATAAACATCATGATGTTGATGATACTATCAATACGTTTTATAACTCTAAATCTATACAAAAAAGAGTTATTTTAGGTAACAATCTATGGATCGGTGTTAGAAGTGTTATCATGGCTGATATATCTTCACATACTGCAGTTGGAGCTGGTAGTGTTGTTACTAAAACTTTTCCAGAATATATGGTTATTGCTGGTATTCCTGCAAAAGTAATAAAAAGTAGAATTAATTAA
- a CDS encoding oligosaccharide flippase family protein: MTVIIERIFRLASGLIFTIILSKTLPVSIYGEYTYYLSIFSILSCVASFGLDDSIKRFYLSPEISNNYLTLAIIIKTTLSAILTIFCVFYISIVDNRSWLIFFPFFIFSGFSSFFLNLSLISNKLREVSLISLVYNILISLLKLFSLFNFGFEVFVYIQSLEWFLISIIFLKKFDVDFYNFNFSKNLLISLLKPSVPLFLSSLAIIGYYKIDQILITHFLGFESNAVYSLSSQFVISAGIIHGILINKSFKNIYSLKDDKLKLSALMRKYYSYSIIGVFFILLVVATVFPILFNYIWGEQYHLVPNLVLFGIVGLFFSGVGLLHTQKLIALELENYRMYRVFAGLICNIILNIIFIPILGIYGAILATVLSQLLSSVILNLFFKRTKDDFYEQIYSIFNFWRL, encoded by the coding sequence ATGACTGTAATAATTGAAAGAATATTTAGGCTTGCTTCTGGTCTTATTTTTACAATAATTTTATCTAAAACCTTACCTGTTTCAATTTATGGAGAATATACATATTATCTTAGTATATTTTCTATATTATCATGTGTTGCCTCATTTGGTTTAGACGACTCTATAAAGAGATTTTATCTTTCACCAGAAATAAGTAATAATTATTTAACATTAGCCATAATAATAAAAACAACTTTATCTGCTATTTTAACAATTTTCTGTGTTTTTTATATTTCTATTGTTGATAATAGAAGTTGGTTGATTTTTTTTCCATTTTTTATTTTTAGTGGATTTTCTAGTTTTTTCTTAAATCTATCTTTGATATCAAATAAATTAAGGGAGGTATCTTTAATATCATTAGTTTATAATATTTTGATATCATTATTAAAACTTTTTTCTTTGTTTAATTTCGGCTTTGAAGTTTTTGTTTATATTCAGTCTTTAGAATGGTTTTTAATATCAATTATTTTTTTGAAAAAATTTGATGTAGACTTTTATAACTTTAATTTTTCTAAAAACCTACTAATTAGTCTATTAAAACCATCGGTTCCTTTATTTTTATCATCATTGGCAATAATAGGTTACTATAAAATTGATCAAATATTAATAACACACTTTTTAGGTTTCGAATCTAACGCAGTTTATTCATTATCATCACAGTTTGTTATCTCGGCTGGAATCATTCATGGAATATTAATTAATAAATCCTTCAAGAATATTTATTCTTTAAAAGATGATAAATTAAAATTATCCGCTTTGATGCGTAAATATTATTCTTACTCTATAATTGGGGTTTTTTTTATTTTATTAGTTGTCGCTACTGTCTTTCCTATTTTATTCAACTATATATGGGGTGAGCAGTATCATCTTGTTCCGAATCTGGTTTTATTTGGTATTGTGGGTTTGTTTTTTTCAGGGGTTGGTCTTCTTCATACACAGAAACTTATAGCTTTAGAGTTAGAAAATTATAGAATGTATAGAGTATTTGCAGGGCTGATTTGTAATATAATACTTAATATAATTTTTATACCTATATTAGGCATTTATGGTGCAATATTGGCGACAGTGTTATCTCAATTATTATCATCGGTCATTTTAAATTTATTTTTCAAAAGAACAAAAGATGACTTTTATGAACAGATTTATTCAATTTTCAATTTTTGGCGGTTGTAA
- a CDS encoding glycosyltransferase family 2 protein — MKIDVSIIVPFYQRAKNFEKIYSTVLNQTLVNWELILVDDASTDVEDLRKSVNIANDSRIKLFCFEENQGGAVARNKGIIESKGKYIAFLDSDDFWIEDKLEKQISHIEKNNSDIVFCDLKVVDNNLKLLEEKNVDYNDNEDVSNYIFVKDGIIQTSSLLIKSQCVKDTLFNPVLRRHQDYDLVLRLYKNGYLFSKVNEPLVYWVNDGNSVISRGAKYSLCVNWLRVYKEFMTSEASINYASKILFWMARNDGNRIKYFYDVFEVFGLVKSFYIISKIFIRVLRKVFYDCNN; from the coding sequence ATGAAAATTGATGTATCTATTATTGTTCCTTTCTATCAAAGGGCAAAAAATTTTGAAAAGATCTATAGTACTGTATTAAATCAAACATTAGTAAACTGGGAGTTGATTCTAGTCGATGATGCATCGACTGATGTCGAAGACCTTAGAAAAAGTGTTAATATAGCTAACGACTCTAGAATTAAATTATTTTGTTTTGAAGAAAACCAAGGTGGTGCTGTTGCTCGGAACAAGGGGATTATAGAATCAAAAGGGAAATACATTGCATTTCTAGACTCAGATGATTTTTGGATAGAAGATAAATTAGAAAAACAAATTTCACATATAGAAAAAAACAATTCGGATATTGTGTTTTGTGATTTAAAAGTGGTTGATAATAATCTAAAACTTTTAGAAGAAAAAAATGTAGATTATAATGATAACGAAGATGTATCAAATTATATCTTTGTTAAAGATGGAATTATACAAACATCATCTTTGCTAATAAAATCTCAATGTGTGAAAGATACTTTATTTAACCCTGTATTAAGACGTCACCAAGATTATGATCTTGTTCTTAGATTATATAAAAATGGTTATCTTTTTTCTAAAGTTAACGAGCCTTTGGTATATTGGGTTAATGATGGGAACTCAGTGATATCAAGAGGTGCTAAATACTCATTGTGTGTCAACTGGCTAAGAGTATATAAGGAGTTTATGACATCTGAAGCTTCAATTAATTATGCTTCAAAAATATTGTTTTGGATGGCTAGAAACGATGGAAATCGGATAAAATATTTTTATGATGTTTTTGAAGTTTTTGGTCTAGTTAAATCTTTCTACATCATTAGTAAGATCTTTATAAGAGTTTTACGAAAGGTTTTTTATGACTGTAATAATTGA
- a CDS encoding O-antigen ligase family protein: MIRRFDFIKHLMLYVMLFDILLYCSNTYWFDTPGYLQLYLSIIKVLCVSVFFLLYVSTLKFNKKEIIIDVIVLIIWLYISFVIFLNKDTYGIAGKEFVSALDQHKGFLINFLFYYVLGKSLYIDDKVISVRVYILFYFFLILAMLISFDVNKFVLLSISEDSIYTGSYLQIGDFLSILSLIFLAYIRSEKLQYLLIILSGLMLYLVGSRGALYAFLLTITIYIIYDFRNMINIRKVLLIFILSSFFLLCVGVFSDIYSDFNLKDSRMLSILFSYDDDYSANARNILLSQGLEDIMNNFFWGDFSGQLKHYGDDQGTRWGGYIHSILSYWRQFGLIPFILFSLLWFYSFVFILMKKNIQISTRNKTTFLILIFCFMEMLFVRSYFTSYLLIGLGLSSTNINLKKYEN, encoded by the coding sequence GTGATAAGAAGATTTGATTTTATAAAACATTTAATGTTATACGTTATGCTATTTGATATTTTATTATATTGTTCAAATACATATTGGTTTGATACACCAGGTTACTTACAATTATATTTGTCTATAATAAAGGTTTTATGTGTTTCTGTCTTTTTCCTACTCTACGTTTCAACTTTAAAATTTAATAAAAAAGAAATTATAATTGATGTCATTGTTCTGATAATTTGGTTATATATATCTTTTGTAATATTTTTAAATAAAGATACTTATGGGATTGCTGGTAAGGAATTTGTATCTGCTCTGGATCAGCATAAAGGGTTTTTAATAAATTTCTTATTTTATTATGTGCTTGGAAAATCTTTATATATTGATGATAAAGTTATAAGTGTTAGAGTGTATATCTTATTTTATTTTTTCTTAATTCTAGCAATGTTAATTTCATTTGATGTTAACAAATTTGTCTTATTGTCAATATCAGAAGATTCAATATATACAGGTAGTTATTTACAAATTGGTGACTTTTTATCAATATTGTCATTGATTTTTTTGGCATATATTAGATCGGAGAAATTACAATATCTTTTGATTATATTATCAGGGTTAATGTTATATCTAGTAGGAAGCAGGGGGGCTCTTTATGCTTTTTTATTAACTATAACTATTTATATCATTTATGACTTTAGGAATATGATTAATATTAGAAAGGTTTTATTAATATTTATACTATCATCTTTTTTTCTGTTATGTGTCGGTGTTTTTTCTGATATTTATTCAGACTTTAATTTGAAAGATTCAAGGATGTTATCGATACTTTTTAGTTATGACGATGATTATTCGGCGAATGCAAGAAATATATTATTATCTCAAGGTCTAGAGGATATAATGAACAACTTTTTTTGGGGGGATTTTTCAGGTCAACTGAAACATTATGGTGACGATCAAGGAACTAGATGGGGTGGATATATTCACTCTATTTTAAGCTATTGGAGACAATTTGGTCTGATACCTTTTATATTGTTTTCATTGTTATGGTTTTACAGCTTTGTGTTTATCTTAATGAAAAAAAATATACAAATTAGCACTAGAAATAAAACAACATTTTTGATTCTTATTTTTTGCTTCATGGAAATGTTGTTTGTTAGATCATATTTTACTTCTTACCTTTTAATCGGACTTGGTTTGTCGTCCACTAATATAAATCTGAAAAAGTATGAAAATTGA
- a CDS encoding haloacid dehalogenase-like hydrolase, with protein MKRKYLLIDICGTLYKENTTFSFLDYFYKNRLTNVRKLIFIKVINKISMVLFGFDLIKYFSLKSLKGVPKDELYKKAKVFVRENLNKNIAIFDFIESKLSHGYELKLVSATIDPIAEAISIELGIPYISSQLEYKNDICSGKLMKDILLSKREIVMNEINDYDVLEIITDNKTDISLCHLCTNFYSVSYSRESTIFWYKNGAKNVYEF; from the coding sequence ATGAAAAGAAAATATTTATTAATAGACATATGTGGCACCTTGTACAAGGAAAATACTACTTTTTCTTTCTTAGATTACTTTTATAAAAACAGGTTAACAAACGTAAGAAAGTTAATTTTCATTAAGGTAATAAACAAGATTTCTATGGTTTTATTTGGTTTTGATTTAATAAAATATTTTTCTTTAAAGTCATTAAAAGGGGTTCCAAAAGATGAGCTATATAAAAAAGCTAAAGTTTTTGTCAGAGAAAATCTAAATAAAAACATAGCTATATTTGACTTTATAGAATCGAAATTGTCTCATGGTTATGAATTAAAGTTAGTATCCGCTACAATTGATCCTATCGCAGAGGCTATTTCTATTGAACTAGGGATACCTTATATTTCTAGCCAGTTAGAGTATAAAAATGATATATGCTCAGGCAAGCTAATGAAAGATATCTTATTGTCTAAGAGAGAAATCGTCATGAATGAGATTAATGATTATGATGTATTAGAGATAATTACTGATAACAAGACGGATATATCTTTATGTCATCTGTGTACTAATTTTTATTCAGTTTCTTATTCGAGAGAAAGTACTATTTTCTGGTATAAAAATGGAGCGAAAAATGTATATGAATTTTAA